The proteins below are encoded in one region of Salvelinus sp. IW2-2015 unplaced genomic scaffold, ASM291031v2 Un_scaffold1826, whole genome shotgun sequence:
- the LOC112072112 gene encoding C-type lectin domain family 4 member M-like isoform X4: protein MSKGVYENSDGFEDDEPDAMKNTDIDGQLYSNVRTFKPSSRDGVVASVPVSTEPDNSEKRSSRVAAVCLGLLCVLLAGIIGLSVYYDGVSKSFIAYKTNSSAEIEQLQTSYNNLTKERYQIQTSYNTMTKERANLQTSYNNLTEERAQLQTSYNTMTKERANLQTSYNNLTEERDQLQTSYNTMTKERDQLQTSYNTLTKERXQLQTSYNTMTKERANLQTSYNTMTKERDQLQTERDFLNWRLTNLSWQKFESSWYFLSTESKTWKESREACLERGADLVIINSDKEQKRVWIGLTDSVKEGTWKWVDGTPLTTG, encoded by the exons ATGTCAAAGGGAGTTTATGAAAACTCAGATGGATTTGAAGACGATGAGCCTGATGCAATGAAGAACACAGACATTGACGGCCAATTATATTCCAACGTAAGAACCTTCAAGCCCAGTTCAAGAGATGGAGTTGTTGCTTCAG TACCTGTGTCCACAGAACCTGATAACTCAGAGAAGAGATCCTCCAGAgttgctgcagtgtgtctggggctgctgtgtgttctactggctgggatcataggcctgtctgtctact ATGATGGGGTCTCTAAGAGCTTCATAGCCTATAAGACCAACTCATCTGCAGAGATAGAACAGCTACAGACcagctacaacaacctgactaaagagagataCCAGATACAGACCAGTTATAACACCATGACTAAAGAGAGAGCCAacctacagaccagttacaacaacctgactgaagagagagcccagctacagaccagttacaacaccatgactaaagagagagccaacctacagaccagttacaacaacctgactgaagagagagaccagctacagaccagttacaacaccatgactaaagagagagaccagctacagaccagttacaacaccctgactaaagagagagNccagctacagaccagttacaacaccatgactaaagagagagccaacctacagaccagttacaacaccatgactaaagagagagaccagctacagactgaGAGAGATTTTCTTAACTGGAGGCTTACCAATCTCA GCTGGCAGAAGTTTGAATCCAGTTGGTACTTCCTGTCTACTGAGTCTAAAACCtggaaggagagcagagaggcctgtctggagagaggagcagacctgGTGATCATAAACAGTGATAAGGAAcag aagAGAGTCTGGATTGGTCTGACTGACTCTGTTAAGGAGGGGACCTGGAAATGGGTGGACGGCACCCCACTGACCACAGGGTGA
- the LOC112072112 gene encoding C-type lectin domain family 4 member M-like isoform X1 — translation MSKGVYENSDGFEDDEPDAMKNTDIDGQLYSNVRTFKPSSRDGVVASVPVSTEPDNSEKRSSRVAAVCLGLLCVLLAGIIGLSVYYDGVSKSFIAYKTNSSAEIEQLQTSYNNLTKERYQIQTSYNTMTKERANLQTSYNNLTEERAQLQTSYNTMTKERANLQTSYNNLTEERDQLQTSYNTMTKERDQLQTSYNTLTKERXQLQTSYNTMTKERANLQTSYNTMTKERDQLQTERDFLNWRLTNLSWQKFESSWYFLSTESKTWKESREACLERGADLVIINSDKEQTFLFNLKKRVWIGLTDSVKEGTWKWVDGTPLTTG, via the exons ATGTCAAAGGGAGTTTATGAAAACTCAGATGGATTTGAAGACGATGAGCCTGATGCAATGAAGAACACAGACATTGACGGCCAATTATATTCCAACGTAAGAACCTTCAAGCCCAGTTCAAGAGATGGAGTTGTTGCTTCAG TACCTGTGTCCACAGAACCTGATAACTCAGAGAAGAGATCCTCCAGAgttgctgcagtgtgtctggggctgctgtgtgttctactggctgggatcataggcctgtctgtctact ATGATGGGGTCTCTAAGAGCTTCATAGCCTATAAGACCAACTCATCTGCAGAGATAGAACAGCTACAGACcagctacaacaacctgactaaagagagataCCAGATACAGACCAGTTATAACACCATGACTAAAGAGAGAGCCAacctacagaccagttacaacaacctgactgaagagagagcccagctacagaccagttacaacaccatgactaaagagagagccaacctacagaccagttacaacaacctgactgaagagagagaccagctacagaccagttacaacaccatgactaaagagagagaccagctacagaccagttacaacaccctgactaaagagagagNccagctacagaccagttacaacaccatgactaaagagagagccaacctacagaccagttacaacaccatgactaaagagagagaccagctacagactgaGAGAGATTTTCTTAACTGGAGGCTTACCAATCTCA GCTGGCAGAAGTTTGAATCCAGTTGGTACTTCCTGTCTACTGAGTCTAAAACCtggaaggagagcagagaggcctgtctggagagaggagcagacctgGTGATCATAAACAGTGATAAGGAAcag ACAtttctcttcaacctcaagaagAGAGTCTGGATTGGTCTGACTGACTCTGTTAAGGAGGGGACCTGGAAATGGGTGGACGGCACCCCACTGACCACAGGGTGA
- the LOC112072112 gene encoding C-type lectin domain family 4 member M-like isoform X2 → MSKGVYENSDGFEDDEPDAMKNTDIDGQLYSNVRTFKPSSRDGVVASEPDNSEKRSSRVAAVCLGLLCVLLAGIIGLSVYYDGVSKSFIAYKTNSSAEIEQLQTSYNNLTKERYQIQTSYNTMTKERANLQTSYNNLTEERAQLQTSYNTMTKERANLQTSYNNLTEERDQLQTSYNTMTKERDQLQTSYNTLTKERXQLQTSYNTMTKERANLQTSYNTMTKERDQLQTERDFLNWRLTNLSWQKFESSWYFLSTESKTWKESREACLERGADLVIINSDKEQTFLFNLKKRVWIGLTDSVKEGTWKWVDGTPLTTG, encoded by the exons ATGTCAAAGGGAGTTTATGAAAACTCAGATGGATTTGAAGACGATGAGCCTGATGCAATGAAGAACACAGACATTGACGGCCAATTATATTCCAACGTAAGAACCTTCAAGCCCAGTTCAAGAGATGGAGTTGTTGCTTCAG AACCTGATAACTCAGAGAAGAGATCCTCCAGAgttgctgcagtgtgtctggggctgctgtgtgttctactggctgggatcataggcctgtctgtctact ATGATGGGGTCTCTAAGAGCTTCATAGCCTATAAGACCAACTCATCTGCAGAGATAGAACAGCTACAGACcagctacaacaacctgactaaagagagataCCAGATACAGACCAGTTATAACACCATGACTAAAGAGAGAGCCAacctacagaccagttacaacaacctgactgaagagagagcccagctacagaccagttacaacaccatgactaaagagagagccaacctacagaccagttacaacaacctgactgaagagagagaccagctacagaccagttacaacaccatgactaaagagagagaccagctacagaccagttacaacaccctgactaaagagagagNccagctacagaccagttacaacaccatgactaaagagagagccaacctacagaccagttacaacaccatgactaaagagagagaccagctacagactgaGAGAGATTTTCTTAACTGGAGGCTTACCAATCTCA GCTGGCAGAAGTTTGAATCCAGTTGGTACTTCCTGTCTACTGAGTCTAAAACCtggaaggagagcagagaggcctgtctggagagaggagcagacctgGTGATCATAAACAGTGATAAGGAAcag ACAtttctcttcaacctcaagaagAGAGTCTGGATTGGTCTGACTGACTCTGTTAAGGAGGGGACCTGGAAATGGGTGGACGGCACCCCACTGACCACAGGGTGA